One genomic window of Solanum dulcamara chromosome 10, daSolDulc1.2, whole genome shotgun sequence includes the following:
- the LOC129870719 gene encoding aldehyde dehydrogenase family 2 member C4-like — MVESNGNSETQFQIPKIKFTKLFINGEFVDSVSENTFETIDPRNEEVIARIGEGDKEDVDLAVKAAREAFDLGPWPRLSPSERRRIMLKFADLIVENAEEIAALDAMDAGKLFAPVKNMDIPAAAEVIRYYAGAADKIHGTTLKMSRELQGYTLLEPIGVVGHIIPWNFPTQMFVMKVGPALAAGCTMIVKPAEQTPLSALYYAQLAKQAGVPDGVINVVTGFGSTAGAALCSHMDVDKISFTGSTEVGRLVMQAAALSNLKPVSLELGGKSPFIVFDDVDVEKIAPLALIGILYNKGEICVAGSRLFIQEGIYDKFVKKLEEMAKTWVVGDPFDPNSHQGPQVDKKQFERVLSYIEHGKREGAKLLTGGNALDRTGYFIEPTIFIDVEDDMTIAKEEIFGPVLAVMKFKTVEEVIKRANCTSYGLAAGVMTNDLNIANTVSRSIRAGVMWINCYFAFDPDCPYGGYKSSGFERDLGMEGLHKYLQVKSVVTPIYNSPWL; from the exons AAAATACGTTTGAGACGATAGATCCAAGAAATGAGGAGGTTATTGCAAGAATTGGTGAAGGTGACAAGGAGGATGTTGACTTGGCTGTCAAAGCCGCCCGTGAAGCTTTCGACCTTGGCCCTTGGCCTCGCTTATCCCCCTCG GAGAGGAGAAGGATAATGCTGAAATTCGCGGACTTGATCGTAGAAAATGCAGAGGAAATAGCAGCATTGGATGCAATGGATGCAGGAAAGTTATTTGCTCCTGTAAAGAACATGGACATCCCAGCTGCAGCCGAAGTTATTCGCTATTATGCTGGTGCAGCCGATAAAATTCACGGGACGACTCTCAAAATGTCACGGGAGTTACAAGGGTACACGTTGCTCGAACCAATTGGTGTTGTCGGGCACATTATTCCTTGGAATTTCCCAACTCAGATGTTTGTTATGAAGGTTGGCCCTGCATTAGCAGCTGGTTGCACTATGATTGTCAAACCTGCCGAACAAACTCCTCTTTCCGCTCTCTATTATGCTCAATTGGCTAAGCAG GCAGGTGTTCCCGATGGAGTGATCAATGTCGTAACAGGATTTGGATCTACTGCTGGTGCTGCACTTTGCTCGCATATGGACGTAGACAAG ATAAGCTTCACAGGTTCGACAGAAGTAGGACGTCTAGTAATGCAGGCTGCAGCATTAAGCAATTTAAAACCTGTCTCTCTAGAATTGGGAGGGAAGTCACCTTTCATAGTATTCGATGATGTAGATGTTGAAAAAATTGCACCACTTGCCCTAATTGGAATCCTATACAACAAG GGAGAAATTTGTGTGGCTGGATCTCGTCTTTTCATCCAAGAAGGTATTTATGATAAATTTGTCAAGAAATTGGAAGAGATGGCGAAAACATGGGTGGTTGGCGATCCTTTTGATCCAAATTCTCATCAAGGACCCCAA GTTGATAAAAAACAGTTTGAGAGAGTACTTTCATACATTGAACATGGCAAGAGGGAGGGGGCGAAATTGCTAACTGGGGGCAATGCATTGGATAGGACGGGCTATTTCATTGAGCCAACCATATTTATTGATGTTGAA GATGATATGACAATTgcaaaagaagaaatatttggaCCTGTTCTGGCAGTAATGAAGTTCAA GACGGTAGAAGAGGTGATCAAGCGAGCTAACTGTACAAGTTATGGACTAGCAGCTGGGGTCATGACCAATGACTTGAACATTGCCAACACAGTTTCAAGATCGATTCGAGCTGGTGTTATGTGGATAAACTGTTACTTTGCTTTCGATCCGGATTGCCCATATGGAGGATACAAAAGCAGTGGCTTTGAAAGAGATTTAGGAATGGAAGGACTTCATAAGTATCTTCAAGTTAAATCTGTAGTCACCCCTATTTACAACTCTCCTTGGCTGTAA